The following are from one region of the Segatella oris genome:
- a CDS encoding beta-N-acetylhexosaminidase — MKSYVKLGVIVLLVACFSFETHAQNIIPKPQSIVKGKGTLASSQLEGIMSNLNGKDIALLKDYIPQSISQELNTKKKRSVHKDSGCFLQLVCTGTPRQAQMAADSVRLQGYNLSISDHGVKIEALTPMGLFYGLQTLRQLEENGKFPYVTITDQPKYPYRGIMIDCSRHFFPIDVLKKQLDAMAYYKFDRFHWHLVDGGGWRLEIKKYPRLTEETAYRTQEDWEKWWNNGDRTFCRKEAPGAYGGYYTQDEVRDLLAYAAARHITVIPEIEMPGHSNEVLWAYPELACGGKVHGQSDFCVGKDSTYQFLKDVLMEVMALFPSSYIHIGGDEAERKTWATCTDCQREMQANGLNTTAELQGHFTENIEQFLNSHGRRLMGWDEIMEGKLAPNAAVMSWRGFKAGLEAARKGHPVVMTPGEYCYLDMYQDAPMTQPKAQGGFVTLEKTYGYEPLPDSCRTPQTEAFVEGLQGNVWTEYISTPQHLEYMLYPRALALAEIGWTNGPKDYAKFRKRALHAVAFLQQKGYNTFDLPHEIGERKEFVSGINHEALNKRVTYLSKYAPKYRAEGDSTLTNGRGGNWGYIEGRWQGFIDPKGVEVIIDMEKVTDIKDIEINFMQQPASMIYTPASVQIGVSAGGKDYVEIDKTTCDIQPSAGYLIYPYRWKGHAKGRYVHIKAQLHEPDSWLFTDEIIINRK, encoded by the coding sequence ATGAAATCATACGTAAAATTAGGTGTAATAGTTTTGTTGGTCGCGTGTTTTAGTTTTGAAACCCACGCGCAAAACATCATTCCGAAGCCCCAAAGTATAGTTAAAGGTAAGGGAACCTTGGCTTCAAGTCAGTTGGAAGGTATCATGTCCAACCTCAATGGAAAGGATATAGCCCTACTGAAAGATTACATCCCGCAGTCAATAAGCCAAGAATTAAATACTAAAAAGAAACGTTCTGTACACAAAGATAGTGGCTGTTTCTTACAGTTGGTATGCACAGGAACACCCCGGCAGGCTCAAATGGCAGCGGATAGTGTGCGGCTTCAAGGTTATAATCTTAGCATTTCCGACCATGGAGTGAAGATAGAAGCGCTCACACCCATGGGACTTTTCTATGGTTTGCAAACGCTTCGACAACTCGAAGAGAATGGAAAGTTTCCCTATGTGACTATTACCGACCAGCCCAAATACCCCTACCGAGGCATCATGATAGACTGTTCGCGCCATTTTTTCCCTATAGATGTGCTCAAGAAACAGCTTGATGCAATGGCTTATTACAAGTTTGATCGCTTCCATTGGCATTTGGTTGATGGTGGAGGTTGGCGCTTGGAAATCAAGAAATACCCTCGTCTGACGGAAGAAACTGCCTACAGAACACAGGAAGATTGGGAGAAATGGTGGAACAACGGTGACCGAACTTTCTGCCGAAAAGAAGCTCCCGGTGCTTACGGAGGCTATTATACGCAGGATGAAGTGCGCGATCTTTTGGCCTATGCTGCAGCCCGACACATCACGGTTATACCCGAAATAGAAATGCCTGGGCATAGTAATGAAGTGCTATGGGCCTATCCAGAGCTTGCATGTGGAGGCAAAGTGCACGGTCAATCCGATTTCTGTGTAGGAAAAGACAGTACCTATCAGTTTTTGAAAGATGTGCTTATGGAAGTTATGGCACTGTTTCCTTCCTCTTATATTCATATTGGTGGCGACGAAGCAGAGCGTAAAACATGGGCCACTTGCACCGATTGTCAACGTGAGATGCAGGCAAACGGACTTAATACAACAGCCGAATTGCAAGGTCATTTCACAGAAAATATAGAGCAGTTTCTCAACAGTCATGGTCGGAGACTCATGGGTTGGGATGAGATTATGGAAGGAAAACTCGCACCAAATGCCGCTGTCATGTCGTGGAGAGGCTTCAAAGCAGGACTCGAAGCCGCACGAAAAGGACATCCGGTTGTGATGACTCCCGGAGAATATTGCTATCTCGACATGTATCAAGACGCGCCAATGACACAGCCAAAGGCACAAGGTGGCTTCGTAACACTTGAGAAAACGTATGGTTATGAGCCTCTTCCTGATAGTTGCAGGACACCACAAACCGAAGCTTTTGTTGAGGGATTGCAAGGTAATGTGTGGACAGAATACATCTCAACTCCCCAACATTTGGAGTATATGCTCTATCCCCGAGCCTTAGCTTTGGCTGAGATTGGATGGACAAATGGGCCTAAGGATTATGCAAAGTTCCGTAAACGGGCACTTCATGCCGTTGCTTTCTTACAGCAGAAAGGCTACAACACTTTCGATTTGCCCCATGAGATTGGGGAGCGAAAAGAATTTGTTTCCGGCATTAATCATGAGGCTTTGAACAAAAGAGTGACCTATCTGAGTAAGTATGCGCCTAAATATCGTGCCGAAGGTGATAGCACTTTGACCAATGGACGCGGTGGAAACTGGGGATATATCGAGGGTAGATGGCAAGGCTTTATCGACCCTAAAGGCGTGGAAGTCATCATAGATATGGAGAAGGTTACAGATATTAAAGACATTGAAATCAACTTCATGCAACAGCCTGCCAGCATGATTTATACCCCTGCTTCAGTGCAAATTGGTGTGTCGGCAGGTGGAAAAGACTATGTTGAAATCGACAAAACAACTTGTGATATCCAACCTTCTGCAGGCTATCTCATTTATCCTTACCGTTGGAAAGGGCATGCCAAAGGTCGCTATGTGCATATCAAAGCGCAGCTTCATGAGCCCGACAGTTGGCTCTTTACAGACGAAATAATCATTAACCGAAAATAA
- a CDS encoding GH92 family glycosyl hydrolase, with protein MIFSMKQMLLGLMLPLAGVAGLQAATQPTMQDYTQYVNPFVGTGGHGHVFLGANVPFGHIQAGPTQKKQGWDWCSGYHYSDSVLVGFGQMHLSGTGIGDLGDIALLPVTKNNEREVKFSHKAEYATPGYYAVTLANGVRVELTATPRTAFHRYTFPADVKQEQVVLDLSQGIGWDKMTACSMKQEGQNTVVGTRFSTGWAKDQRVFFVAEFSQPIIHQVMEGDTLSVLSFEPTGQPLMVKVGISSVSIENARKNLLQESPNWNFNTVVADAQTAWNKELGKIDIQTNNATDKRIFYTSLYHTMTAPSVFNDVNGEYRGADGKTYHGDFTPYTTFSLWDTYRAAHPLMTLIHPEKQRDIAQTMLHIAQQQGRLPVWYLEGNETDCMVGNPGIPVLVDIALKGFDVDKHAVLDAAKKTQLFGDRGLDLLKKYGYLPCDLDPTHETVAKGLEYALADGCIARLAKALKAEKDYKYFLKRSQSYRDYYFDKQTKFMRGIDSKGHFREPFDPFKTIHRADDYTEGTAWQYIWLVPHDVHGLISIFGGDKPFTNKLDSLFIVQGDMGEDASPDISGLIGQYAHGNEPSHHIVYLYDYAGQPWKTASRVREVLNTMYHDNIDGLSGNEDVGQMSAWYILSSLGFYQVEPAGGRYVFGSPLFDEATMNVGKGKTFRIIAHNNSKENMYIQSVKLNGKPYTRSYIDFKDIVRGGKLEFVMGSKPSKFGVKPADRP; from the coding sequence ATGATATTCAGTATGAAACAAATGTTATTGGGATTGATGCTCCCACTCGCTGGCGTTGCAGGCTTACAAGCGGCAACTCAGCCCACGATGCAAGACTATACGCAATATGTCAACCCCTTTGTGGGCACAGGAGGGCATGGGCATGTGTTCCTCGGAGCTAACGTTCCTTTCGGTCATATCCAAGCCGGCCCGACGCAGAAGAAGCAAGGTTGGGACTGGTGTTCAGGCTATCATTACAGCGATTCTGTTCTTGTTGGTTTCGGACAGATGCACCTTAGCGGCACGGGTATCGGCGACTTGGGTGACATTGCCTTGCTTCCGGTGACGAAAAACAACGAGCGCGAGGTGAAGTTCTCACATAAAGCTGAGTATGCAACGCCGGGGTATTATGCCGTAACTTTGGCCAATGGTGTGCGCGTTGAGCTTACCGCTACACCGCGAACAGCATTCCATCGCTACACTTTCCCTGCTGATGTGAAGCAGGAACAAGTAGTGCTCGACCTGTCGCAAGGTATTGGTTGGGACAAGATGACAGCCTGCTCTATGAAGCAAGAGGGGCAGAACACCGTTGTAGGTACACGCTTTTCAACGGGTTGGGCTAAGGACCAACGTGTGTTCTTCGTAGCTGAATTCTCGCAACCCATCATTCATCAGGTTATGGAGGGCGACACTTTGAGTGTGCTATCCTTTGAACCAACAGGTCAACCGCTCATGGTGAAAGTGGGCATTTCAAGTGTAAGTATTGAGAATGCCCGCAAGAATTTACTGCAAGAGTCGCCCAATTGGAACTTCAATACCGTTGTGGCTGATGCACAGACGGCATGGAACAAGGAGTTGGGAAAGATTGATATCCAGACCAACAACGCTACCGACAAACGCATTTTCTACACCAGTTTGTATCACACCATGACTGCACCTTCGGTGTTTAATGATGTGAATGGCGAGTACAGAGGTGCTGATGGCAAGACCTATCACGGTGACTTCACGCCTTATACTACCTTCTCTTTGTGGGACACTTATCGTGCTGCTCACCCGCTGATGACGCTCATTCATCCCGAAAAGCAACGCGACATTGCACAAACCATGCTGCATATCGCCCAGCAACAAGGCCGTCTTCCCGTGTGGTATTTAGAGGGAAATGAAACTGATTGCATGGTGGGTAACCCTGGTATTCCTGTGCTTGTAGACATTGCCTTGAAGGGTTTCGACGTGGATAAGCATGCAGTTTTGGATGCAGCTAAGAAGACACAGCTCTTCGGCGACCGTGGTTTGGACTTGTTAAAAAAGTATGGTTATCTTCCTTGCGACCTTGACCCCACTCATGAAACCGTAGCCAAAGGCTTGGAATATGCCTTGGCTGATGGCTGTATTGCAAGATTAGCCAAGGCGTTAAAGGCCGAGAAAGATTATAAGTACTTCCTGAAACGCAGCCAATCTTACCGTGATTACTACTTCGATAAGCAGACTAAGTTCATGCGGGGCATTGATTCCAAGGGGCATTTCCGCGAACCTTTCGACCCATTCAAGACCATTCACCGTGCTGACGACTATACAGAAGGCACCGCATGGCAGTATATCTGGCTCGTGCCTCATGATGTCCACGGTCTCATTTCAATCTTCGGTGGCGACAAACCCTTTACAAACAAGCTCGACTCTCTCTTCATTGTGCAGGGCGACATGGGCGAAGATGCTTCTCCTGATATATCGGGTTTGATCGGACAATATGCGCATGGCAATGAGCCCAGCCACCATATTGTCTATCTCTATGACTATGCCGGTCAGCCTTGGAAAACCGCTTCGCGTGTCCGTGAGGTGCTCAATACGATGTATCATGATAATATCGACGGTTTGAGTGGTAATGAAGATGTGGGTCAGATGTCTGCCTGGTACATCCTTTCTTCCTTGGGTTTCTATCAAGTTGAGCCTGCCGGAGGTCGTTATGTCTTTGGTTCTCCGCTCTTTGATGAGGCAACCATGAACGTTGGCAAGGGCAAAACATTCCGGATTATTGCGCATAACAACAGCAAAGAAAACATGTATATCCAGAGCGTTAAGCTGAATGGAAAGCCCTATACCCGCTCATATATCGACTTCAAGGATATCGTTCGCGGTGGCAAGTTAGAGTTTGTGATGGGCAGCAAGCCTTCGAAATTCGGTGTAAAACCTGCTGACAGACCTTAA
- a CDS encoding carbohydrate-binding family 9-like protein, with translation MKQIEVKRLDCQQVKAADIPSLFKTEKVEYHKIDTVDWPSDYPYCPHVEFAIAHKGDAIMIHYRVEEDSVRAVSGNDLGPVWEDSCCEFFVSPDAEGGYYNLETNCIGTVLLCNGQTREHRTPAPVALLDQIDRWASLGRTPFDTKNGAQAWELSLVVPVSSFFRHRLVDLSGQQMRANFYKCGDKTSRPHFLSWNPIDVASPDFHRPDFFGQITFL, from the coding sequence ATGAAACAAATAGAAGTAAAACGTTTAGATTGTCAGCAGGTGAAAGCTGCTGATATTCCCTCTCTTTTCAAGACCGAAAAAGTTGAATATCACAAGATAGACACTGTAGATTGGCCGTCAGACTACCCTTATTGCCCCCATGTTGAATTTGCCATAGCCCATAAAGGCGATGCTATCATGATTCATTATCGGGTAGAAGAGGATAGCGTGCGTGCCGTTTCGGGCAATGATCTCGGTCCCGTGTGGGAGGATTCATGCTGCGAATTCTTTGTCAGTCCCGATGCAGAAGGAGGCTATTACAATCTTGAAACCAACTGTATCGGTACAGTTCTGCTCTGCAATGGACAGACACGAGAGCACAGAACACCTGCACCTGTTGCACTACTCGATCAGATTGACCGCTGGGCTTCACTTGGAAGAACGCCTTTCGACACGAAGAATGGGGCGCAGGCTTGGGAACTTTCGTTGGTCGTTCCCGTGTCCTCATTCTTCCGGCACCGTTTAGTTGACCTGTCTGGACAGCAGATGCGTGCCAATTTCTATAAGTGCGGTGACAAGACTTCGCGTCCTCATTTCCTCTCTTGGAACCCGATTGACGTGGCATCTCCCGACTTTCATCGTCCCGATTTCTTTGGTCAGATCACCTTCTTGTAG
- a CDS encoding tetratricopeptide repeat protein → MKRRVVLFAVCLCSLMAWGQTDYYAHFQELLDKEDTVGLRAFIPEWEQKAGLSGDTYAAWCNLLLLEARKEVLQLSADTVVHDGLLLTDLTGNKAGSITDHVYYDAEKMGKLYQKFDEGLAEYPDRLDLWFGKVHVQLLENHANDAVETLKHVVDRSVINHQKWLWTNDKSTPSEAEDFFFSTLQSYFRQLYDAQEDAVNMAFVNHVLRSYPENIYFLNDKAALLTAKGEKNEALKVLLQLHNLAPNDDIVVANIATLSKETGNKKQAIAFYKKLLKSANEEFCNDAKRELGLKW, encoded by the coding sequence ATGAAACGGAGAGTGGTTCTTTTTGCAGTTTGTCTTTGCAGTCTCATGGCGTGGGGGCAGACCGACTACTACGCGCATTTTCAGGAGTTGTTGGATAAGGAAGACACGGTTGGTCTGCGCGCTTTTATTCCTGAATGGGAGCAGAAAGCAGGGCTATCGGGCGACACATATGCCGCATGGTGTAATCTTTTGTTGTTGGAAGCACGCAAAGAAGTGTTGCAACTCTCGGCTGATACGGTGGTACATGATGGACTTTTGCTGACTGATTTAACAGGAAATAAGGCTGGTTCTATTACCGATCATGTGTACTATGATGCTGAAAAGATGGGCAAACTCTATCAAAAGTTTGATGAAGGTTTGGCAGAATATCCCGACAGGCTCGACCTTTGGTTTGGTAAAGTCCATGTGCAACTGCTTGAAAACCATGCGAACGATGCTGTTGAAACATTGAAACATGTGGTTGACCGTTCGGTAATTAATCATCAAAAGTGGCTTTGGACAAACGATAAGTCTACGCCGTCAGAAGCTGAAGACTTCTTCTTCTCCACGCTGCAAAGCTATTTTCGTCAGCTCTACGACGCGCAGGAAGACGCTGTTAACATGGCTTTTGTCAATCATGTGCTAAGGAGTTATCCTGAAAACATTTATTTTCTGAATGATAAAGCGGCGTTGTTGACGGCTAAAGGAGAGAAAAATGAGGCCTTAAAAGTATTGCTGCAGTTGCATAACTTGGCGCCAAATGATGACATTGTTGTAGCTAATATTGCCACCCTTTCTAAGGAAACGGGCAACAAGAAGCAAGCCATTGCATTCTATAAGAAGCTGCTGAAGAGTGCAAATGAAGAGTTTTGCAATGACGCTAAGCGTGAGCTGGGGCTGAAGTGGTAG
- a CDS encoding sialidase family protein, translating to MKKILLALLLLGSFHAKAADTLFIKQPQVPILIERHDNILLLMRLDATETKTLDNVEVDLDKAFPINQVKTIRLYYGGTEARQHSKKMRFAPVDYITNFTPGKTLRAIPSYVVLRSELKPTAHHLTLQAKQQLFPGVNYFWVSIEMQPNVPVKTKLKAVLSKAVADGKALPLVNTSTPDMERRMGIGVRHAGDDGVSAYRIPGLVTTNKGTLLGVYDVRYNSSVDLQEHIDVGLSRSTDNGKTWEPMRLPLSFGENGGLPAAQNGVGDPAILVDNTNNTIWVVGTWTHGMGNQRAWVSSQPGMDKYHTAQLMMSKSTDDGRTWSAPINLTAQLKHPEWYFFFQGPGRGITCKDGTLVFAMQFIDKNRVPHAGIMYSKDHGKTWAISEPACNNTTEAQVAELPNGELMLNMRNQSGGGRAVYTTHDWGKTWQEHSSNIKALQEPICMGSLISVRAKDNVLGKNILLFANPNDPKERKNITIKMSFDDGKTWKNEHQVLLDDGYGWGYSCLTMIDRETVGILYESSVAQMTFQAIPLKDLITGKGQDHTPNTVVKRGSVCLTE from the coding sequence ATGAAAAAGATACTCCTTGCGTTACTTCTTTTGGGCAGTTTTCATGCAAAAGCAGCCGACACCTTATTTATTAAGCAGCCACAAGTGCCTATTCTCATAGAGCGTCACGACAATATATTGCTGTTGATGCGACTTGATGCCACGGAAACTAAGACGTTGGATAACGTTGAAGTCGACCTTGACAAGGCCTTCCCAATCAATCAAGTGAAGACAATCCGTCTCTATTATGGGGGTACCGAGGCTCGGCAACATAGCAAAAAGATGCGCTTTGCGCCTGTAGATTACATCACAAACTTTACACCTGGCAAGACTTTACGTGCCATACCGTCGTATGTCGTGCTGCGAAGTGAACTCAAACCTACGGCACATCATCTCACATTACAAGCCAAACAACAACTCTTCCCAGGCGTAAATTATTTCTGGGTGAGCATTGAAATGCAGCCCAATGTGCCAGTTAAAACAAAGTTGAAAGCCGTGCTTTCAAAGGCTGTTGCCGACGGAAAAGCACTGCCACTTGTCAACACCTCAACTCCCGATATGGAGCGAAGAATGGGCATAGGTGTGCGTCATGCGGGTGATGATGGCGTTTCTGCGTATCGTATCCCTGGTTTAGTGACGACAAATAAAGGTACACTTCTTGGGGTTTATGACGTGCGCTATAACAGCAGTGTCGACCTACAAGAACACATAGATGTAGGATTAAGCCGCAGCACTGATAATGGGAAAACATGGGAACCCATGCGTCTGCCATTGTCTTTTGGTGAGAATGGCGGTCTTCCTGCTGCCCAAAACGGTGTCGGCGACCCTGCAATCTTGGTGGATAACACCAATAATACCATTTGGGTTGTAGGCACTTGGACTCATGGAATGGGTAATCAAAGGGCGTGGGTAAGTTCACAACCGGGTATGGACAAGTATCATACGGCACAATTAATGATGTCAAAAAGCACCGATGATGGGCGCACATGGTCGGCTCCTATCAATCTGACAGCACAGCTGAAGCACCCGGAATGGTACTTCTTCTTCCAAGGGCCAGGCCGTGGTATCACCTGTAAAGACGGCACATTAGTATTTGCTATGCAGTTTATTGATAAGAACCGAGTGCCTCATGCAGGTATCATGTATAGCAAAGACCATGGAAAAACATGGGCTATTTCGGAGCCGGCATGCAACAACACCACTGAAGCGCAGGTGGCAGAACTGCCTAATGGCGAACTTATGCTCAACATGCGGAACCAGAGTGGCGGTGGAAGGGCGGTGTATACCACACATGATTGGGGTAAGACATGGCAGGAACACTCTTCTAACATCAAGGCTTTGCAAGAGCCAATCTGCATGGGAAGCCTCATCAGTGTGCGTGCCAAGGACAATGTCTTGGGTAAGAATATCCTGCTTTTCGCCAATCCTAACGACCCAAAGGAACGCAAAAACATCACTATAAAGATGAGTTTTGATGACGGAAAGACATGGAAAAACGAGCATCAAGTGCTGTTAGACGATGGTTATGGCTGGGGATATAGCTGTCTTACGATGATAGATCGCGAAACCGTAGGCATTCTTTATGAGAGCAGTGTAGCACAGATGACATTCCAAGCTATACCGCTCAAAGACTTGATTACAGGGAAAGGGCAAGATCATACGCCCAACACAGTTGTGAAAAGAGGGTCCGTTTGCCTGACAGAATAA
- the rsmD gene encoding 16S rRNA (guanine(966)-N(2))-methyltransferase RsmD, which yields MRIITGTYKGRHFNIPRTFKARPTTDFAKENIFNVLQGYIDFEGATALDLFAGTGSISLELVSRGCKQVVSVEADRDHANFIRQCFAKLKEDKDLLIRGDVFRFLKSCHQQFNFIFADPPYALKQLPEIPDLILNGNLLAEDGLFVFEHGKDQDFSAHQRFVEHRSYGSVNFSIFK from the coding sequence ATGAGAATCATCACAGGAACCTATAAAGGCCGTCACTTCAATATACCTCGTACGTTCAAAGCACGTCCGACAACCGACTTCGCCAAGGAGAATATCTTCAATGTACTGCAAGGTTACATTGATTTTGAAGGCGCAACAGCTCTCGATCTCTTTGCAGGCACAGGCAGCATTTCATTGGAACTCGTCAGTAGAGGATGCAAACAAGTGGTCAGTGTGGAGGCCGATCGCGACCATGCCAACTTCATTCGTCAGTGTTTTGCTAAGCTCAAGGAAGATAAAGACTTGTTGATAAGGGGCGATGTATTCCGTTTTTTGAAGAGTTGTCATCAGCAATTCAACTTTATTTTCGCTGATCCTCCATACGCACTAAAGCAACTTCCCGAGATACCCGACCTTATCTTGAATGGCAATCTGCTTGCTGAAGACGGGCTTTTCGTGTTTGAACATGGCAAAGATCAAGACTTTTCGGCGCATCAACGCTTTGTAGAACATCGCAGTTATGGCAGCGTAAACTTCTCGATATTCAAGTAA
- a CDS encoding DUF3822 family protein, with the protein MAENPIIRPPHRVTLRLTGNTMSFAIVDEQAINGLVYEPYVVKSGMSTAANLREAFTESQLLSKGFQRAQVLIDTPVMLVPLEEFNADDTETLYRYTFTGHKNEELLNTILPTQNAVAVYPINKDVKLVLTDHFKDIRIMPLMQPVWNYLHKRSFVGTKKKLFAYFRGKQMDVFSFSQNRFRFCNRYEVVNDNDAAYFMLYVWKHLGFDVHEDELHLCGHLPDREMLTTSLKEYIQKVFVINPAAEFNRAPITKIKDLPFDMMTLFVKGR; encoded by the coding sequence ATGGCAGAAAATCCAATCATACGTCCTCCACACCGCGTCACTTTAAGGTTGACCGGCAACACAATGTCGTTTGCTATCGTCGACGAACAGGCTATCAATGGACTCGTTTATGAACCTTATGTAGTGAAAAGCGGCATGTCGACAGCAGCCAATCTGCGGGAGGCTTTCACTGAAAGTCAACTGCTTAGCAAGGGATTTCAGCGTGCACAAGTGCTTATCGACACGCCGGTGATGCTCGTTCCATTAGAGGAATTCAATGCCGATGACACTGAAACGCTATATCGTTACACTTTCACGGGCCATAAAAATGAAGAACTTCTCAACACCATTTTGCCCACACAGAATGCTGTAGCAGTGTATCCTATCAACAAAGATGTTAAGCTTGTGCTGACCGATCACTTCAAAGACATCCGCATTATGCCATTGATGCAGCCCGTGTGGAACTATCTTCACAAGCGCAGTTTCGTAGGAACGAAAAAGAAACTCTTTGCATATTTCCGTGGAAAACAAATGGATGTGTTCAGCTTCTCACAGAACCGTTTCCGCTTTTGCAACCGCTATGAGGTGGTCAACGATAACGATGCAGCCTACTTCATGCTCTATGTTTGGAAACATCTTGGCTTTGATGTGCACGAAGATGAACTGCATCTTTGTGGTCATTTGCCCGACAGAGAGATGCTCACAACCAGCTTGAAGGAATATATTCAGAAAGTATTTGTCATCAATCCTGCAGCAGAATTCAACCGCGCTCCTATCACTAAGATAAAGGATTTGCCGTTCGACATGATGACTTTATTTGTAAAAGGCAGATAA